Proteins co-encoded in one Cupriavidus metallidurans CH34 genomic window:
- a CDS encoding enoyl-CoA hydratase/isomerase family protein — protein sequence MSLRYGSVLYAVKGSVAIVTLNRPEFRNALGGTIREDIIEVMAVAEANDSVRAIILTGAGSAFCSGGDLNELYLRAVQGQTIAEKTEPIRDRTLLAVYEAKKPVIAAVNGPAMGAGMNLALAADIRIASKEARFSQAHTMRGMMPDYGGTYLLPALLGSSKAYELICTGATLDAEEALRLGLVSDVVEPSTLMDRARTMAQAIALNAPIPIRLAKRAVQQHNLGGLREALARETAAQNVCYESQDAREGLRSFLEKRTPTFQGK from the coding sequence ATGAGCCTACGATATGGCAGCGTCCTCTACGCGGTAAAAGGTAGCGTGGCAATCGTGACGTTAAATCGGCCCGAGTTTCGCAACGCCTTGGGCGGCACGATTCGGGAAGACATCATCGAAGTGATGGCGGTCGCTGAGGCAAACGATAGCGTTCGAGCCATTATTCTCACGGGTGCTGGAAGTGCCTTCTGCTCGGGCGGAGACCTGAACGAGCTGTATCTCCGCGCAGTTCAGGGACAGACGATCGCTGAGAAAACAGAGCCCATTCGTGACCGGACACTCCTCGCGGTGTATGAGGCAAAGAAGCCAGTGATAGCGGCAGTGAATGGCCCGGCCATGGGCGCGGGAATGAACCTGGCACTGGCCGCAGACATTCGTATCGCGTCGAAAGAAGCTCGGTTCTCCCAAGCTCACACGATGCGCGGGATGATGCCCGACTATGGAGGCACGTATCTGCTACCGGCGCTGTTGGGTAGCTCAAAGGCGTACGAGCTCATCTGTACAGGCGCCACTTTGGATGCCGAGGAAGCGTTGAGGCTTGGCTTGGTTAGCGATGTGGTGGAACCCTCGACTCTAATGGATCGAGCCCGCACGATGGCTCAAGCTATTGCGCTCAACGCTCCTATTCCGATTCGCTTGGCGAAACGAGCCGTCCAACAGCACAATCTCGGAGGGTTGCGCGAAGCCTTGGCCCGCGAGACTGCTGCCCAGAACGTCTGCTATGAATCCCAAGATGCTCGCGAAGGATTACGATCCTTCCTCGAGAAGCGAACTCCGACATTCCAAGGGAAATAA
- a CDS encoding nuclease-related domain-containing DEAD/DEAH box helicase: MAIFLPTYDQTSFVSEAEHGLHQLFAALSDDFTVIHSCPWLRSTAKRIFSKEMHRYINLFRNERTNVTGEIDFIIAHPKYGLLCIEAKGGEYRQHGSKFVHVYSNNTIDPLEQVKDNAFTVINLIKERHIQCPVGYAIYLDSSSIDTTNLHPGLAPIGASKLADGILILKQHEHRIAERIVELFDFWSNTSDFAGRGDFGKEVDKFVNTVWPKEALNDSIGRKIAFDEQVWLKFDASQHRIVKACMTNEKVLVAGFAGTGKTLLASATAISHAETGRRVLYLLKNRKIAAHLAEEFSKNHLSKWIEVSTFHAYCDAVGSDGNFKSEEFATLHRYLLTRNNLEIDCLIVDEAQGLSEEEHNSLNIHFGNARKYIFTDEHQIFRAYETGVDHVRLQSIYNLDSKNSYRLSSVYRSPHCVTKRILDLIHEPNEIVNKRTDKDGKIDTYFVYDLEKSIEKWIIELLAKGARAEDIILLTHYDVKYSILDVQCSTIGAFRGMEKPIVIVLPIADTDNNTLACALGRCTTQAIILADISSFITAPHKIASIYLRSSLTAKLSVLKEYDERRDKPIFIENLIIQFGLPTYAHAKGGCDFSYSPSWRCWIVMSEKFPNTVSQLWAAFLATLTGIHIYGVNTVENWLGHALEVMPCDSCGTWTPHAYPKLNCVSCDAPSPDFAVLDDIECVRSGGNPPIPSLAQSIVNVIRLIEPSGFVAGPPHQVSTPTNDIWQMLIRIILLFHGQSLSREVQREEIDAWIAGYLTFDPDVSIQKIIGGAISGLCNTGKMTKTSERRYRFLISEEHLT, from the coding sequence ATGGCCATATTTTTACCGACATATGATCAAACGAGCTTCGTAAGCGAAGCCGAGCATGGGCTTCATCAACTCTTCGCGGCTCTCAGCGACGACTTTACAGTCATTCATTCCTGCCCTTGGTTACGCTCAACCGCGAAGCGAATCTTCTCCAAGGAAATGCACAGATACATTAATCTTTTTCGCAACGAAAGAACTAACGTTACGGGTGAGATTGATTTCATCATCGCTCATCCAAAGTACGGGCTACTTTGCATCGAGGCCAAAGGTGGCGAATACCGACAGCATGGATCGAAATTTGTTCACGTATATAGTAACAATACAATCGATCCGCTCGAACAGGTAAAAGACAACGCTTTTACCGTTATTAATCTAATCAAAGAGCGTCACATCCAATGCCCGGTTGGTTATGCCATCTACCTTGACTCTAGTTCAATCGACACCACAAATTTGCATCCTGGTCTTGCGCCAATCGGTGCATCCAAGCTCGCAGACGGGATTCTGATTCTCAAACAGCATGAACATCGAATCGCCGAAAGGATCGTTGAGCTTTTCGACTTCTGGTCTAACACGTCAGACTTCGCAGGACGCGGCGATTTTGGTAAGGAAGTAGACAAATTCGTCAATACGGTCTGGCCGAAAGAGGCACTGAACGATTCCATTGGTCGAAAAATTGCATTCGATGAGCAGGTATGGCTCAAGTTCGACGCGAGCCAACATCGTATTGTTAAAGCTTGCATGACGAATGAAAAAGTCCTCGTCGCTGGCTTCGCAGGTACCGGAAAGACGTTGTTAGCCAGCGCTACGGCAATCTCACACGCAGAAACAGGTCGCCGAGTACTCTATTTGCTTAAGAATCGAAAAATCGCGGCTCATCTGGCCGAAGAATTTTCCAAGAATCATCTCAGCAAGTGGATAGAGGTATCCACCTTCCATGCGTATTGCGATGCGGTAGGATCGGATGGAAATTTCAAATCTGAAGAGTTCGCCACGCTCCATAGATATCTACTAACCCGTAATAATCTCGAGATCGACTGTCTGATAGTTGACGAGGCGCAAGGCTTAAGTGAGGAAGAGCATAACTCGTTGAACATTCATTTCGGAAACGCAAGGAAATATATATTTACCGACGAGCATCAAATCTTCAGGGCGTACGAGACCGGGGTGGACCATGTTCGCCTTCAGAGCATCTACAATTTGGACAGCAAGAATTCATACAGACTTTCTTCAGTCTATCGAAGCCCGCATTGTGTAACAAAAAGGATTCTGGATCTCATCCACGAACCAAACGAAATCGTAAATAAACGCACCGACAAAGACGGGAAAATAGACACATATTTCGTATATGATCTCGAAAAATCAATAGAGAAATGGATCATAGAATTGCTTGCAAAAGGTGCTCGGGCAGAGGATATTATCCTTCTGACGCATTACGATGTGAAATATTCAATCCTAGATGTGCAATGCTCGACAATTGGTGCTTTTCGAGGGATGGAGAAACCTATTGTTATCGTCTTGCCGATTGCTGACACAGACAACAACACCCTGGCATGTGCATTGGGAAGATGCACTACGCAAGCGATCATTCTCGCTGATATTTCAAGTTTTATAACTGCGCCACACAAAATCGCATCTATCTATCTTCGGAGTTCTTTGACTGCGAAACTATCAGTACTCAAGGAATACGATGAGCGTCGTGATAAGCCAATTTTCATTGAGAATCTCATCATCCAATTCGGGTTACCCACTTATGCCCATGCCAAAGGAGGCTGCGATTTTTCTTATTCGCCGAGTTGGCGGTGCTGGATTGTCATGAGTGAGAAGTTTCCCAACACCGTTTCACAGTTGTGGGCAGCATTTCTAGCTACGCTCACCGGTATCCATATCTATGGTGTCAATACCGTAGAAAACTGGCTCGGACACGCTCTTGAGGTGATGCCTTGCGATAGCTGTGGAACATGGACTCCTCATGCATATCCAAAACTGAACTGCGTCTCATGCGACGCACCCTCACCGGACTTCGCAGTGTTGGACGATATCGAATGCGTGCGTTCAGGCGGCAACCCTCCGATACCTTCGCTTGCTCAATCGATCGTAAATGTTATTCGCTTGATTGAGCCGTCTGGATTCGTTGCTGGTCCGCCCCACCAAGTATCCACGCCTACAAACGACATTTGGCAGATGTTGATACGCATCATCTTGCTCTTTCATGGCCAATCGCTATCCCGGGAAGTCCAGCGAGAAGAGATTGATGCTTGGATAGCGGGCTATCTTACGTTCGATCCAGATGTCTCAATCCAAAAAATTATCGGCGGAGCTATTTCTGGACTGTGCAATACCGGCAAGATGACGAAGACTAGTGAACGGAGGTATCGCTTTCTTATATCCGAGGAACACTTGACCTAA
- a CDS encoding XRE family transcriptional regulator — MAEKASVVASAIADYERGFRPLSNGDNQAIQDTFKAAGIQFATDAVAESAQLPGLSLHRPGGLIRWVDSTHLSQWAERRDGQSGMPELVRRLIFATVGPAAEVCFPAGESVQYPGWDGRCRTVAGSGYVPRGSSVWEIGAQRNAVRSKADSDFDKRSADPLGYDPADTTFVFVTPQRFTRKLEWIAEKAARGVWRDVIVIDSDDLVHWLELYPSVAQWLSVSIGCRPQGLRNLEEVWSEWIRATELPLTTDVILAGRDDDQTVVHKWLRNSPGLLSIQAEAPEEAVAFLFAALSPLPERYRLWHLGRCVVADTSDSARQLIGLGSPLIVALIEADAGLARRLADDGHHVFIAFGPAANGHAGSLRRLRRPWKSDLKSVLMRAGMEETDAHRFAHASGRSITVLRRMLPVAPHSQPEWAKRATPELVAAMFAGAWVGTSPQDRQVISELAGRPYEQVEEVLAALTASVGGPLVRSGDLWKVVSLRDLWMLIGGQVSPSQFERFEETFQTVLSAVNPRFATRPKSIYYEAEGEFEEQPSRAIRGGLTEAIIAIALFPEKATLIPAIGQSVDRAVRKLFNDADAALWWSLSSDFRNLAEAAPDAFLDAIDRGLEGTDPPIASLFRSDEGLFHPNEYLSELLWALEMLARSRDYLGAAATLLARLHEIDPGGKWSNRPFASLRRIFVTWLPQTYATASERLKVIDRIVRTSPAIGWQLLLALAPRPHDVSEPSAKPNWRDFTPEEKEVVTHAAAATAAKAIGERLLTQAGDDPDRWLTLLAYWPRFDKSWRAAAVDQLTNVVRCIQAPADIEAIRDELRGVLAKNRAFAEASWAMDEATLAPLEVIFGMLQPTEIQETVRWLFRPGAVELTPNVDWGQQQVSLELEQRKAAERLVDELSADEIFTFASSVTMHRPLGVAIAATSKTQESKITLMKHGISAAHMVDIEVGLGILYGLKVQAGSEGDRLVGSLWQLAIEEAWGEQAELHLVQALPACMSTWAEIDSRGSSLSEKYWRTLQVYSVGGEFEVAYFAEQLLKADRAVDVVGWMGGHIQLRPDSRLLISSLHAAANAKQPVEGNAATMFAHHVGVILDYLADSPNVNEEEIAGLEWVYYQVLRYSQRSPRKLHRALTHNPAFFVHLVKLICGPEEGSGIVEPEPTNLERMQSLAGQALDVLHDWAQVPGADDQGKIDSRVLDSWVTQSRVLLAESGRAKYGESRIGEILSAARPEGTDAWPPAAVRDVIEVNRSREIERGFERGVYNRRGVTVRMPHDGGILERNAAMKLRRDAIALRFEYPRTAACLERIAEMYEFDATRQDISAEQRDWL, encoded by the coding sequence TTGGCAGAAAAGGCGAGCGTTGTAGCCTCGGCAATTGCAGACTATGAGCGCGGCTTCCGCCCCCTTTCTAATGGCGACAACCAAGCCATACAAGACACATTCAAGGCAGCAGGTATTCAGTTTGCAACCGACGCCGTCGCGGAATCAGCACAGCTGCCCGGGCTTAGCCTTCATCGTCCCGGCGGGCTCATACGCTGGGTAGATTCCACTCATCTTTCGCAATGGGCAGAGCGCCGGGACGGTCAGAGTGGGATGCCGGAACTAGTTCGACGCTTGATTTTTGCGACCGTTGGGCCAGCTGCCGAAGTTTGTTTCCCTGCTGGAGAGAGCGTCCAGTATCCCGGCTGGGATGGCCGGTGCAGAACCGTCGCTGGCTCTGGCTATGTTCCAAGAGGAAGCTCTGTGTGGGAGATTGGAGCTCAGCGGAACGCAGTTCGCTCAAAAGCCGATTCTGATTTCGATAAGCGTAGCGCTGATCCGCTTGGCTACGACCCTGCAGACACGACGTTTGTTTTTGTGACGCCACAGCGGTTCACTAGGAAGCTGGAGTGGATCGCAGAAAAAGCGGCACGCGGAGTGTGGCGAGACGTTATCGTTATTGATTCCGACGACCTCGTGCACTGGTTGGAGTTGTATCCGTCCGTGGCTCAGTGGTTGTCGGTCAGTATCGGATGCCGCCCGCAAGGGCTTCGAAACTTGGAAGAAGTCTGGTCCGAGTGGATACGCGCAACCGAATTGCCACTGACCACAGATGTCATTCTGGCGGGGCGTGATGATGACCAGACGGTGGTCCATAAATGGTTGAGGAACTCTCCTGGATTGCTTTCCATTCAAGCGGAGGCTCCGGAGGAGGCAGTGGCCTTTCTCTTTGCTGCTTTAAGTCCATTGCCGGAACGCTACCGGCTGTGGCATTTGGGTCGGTGCGTAGTCGCCGATACCTCTGATTCGGCCCGGCAGTTGATCGGCCTTGGTTCGCCACTCATCGTCGCACTTATTGAAGCGGACGCTGGTTTAGCGCGGCGCTTGGCTGACGATGGCCATCATGTCTTCATAGCATTTGGCCCCGCAGCAAACGGCCACGCAGGGAGCCTACGGCGACTGCGCAGGCCGTGGAAGTCTGACTTGAAGTCAGTTCTAATGCGGGCGGGAATGGAGGAAACAGACGCTCATCGGTTTGCGCACGCGTCTGGTAGAAGTATTACGGTTCTTCGCCGCATGCTGCCAGTTGCACCACATAGCCAACCAGAGTGGGCGAAGCGGGCAACTCCTGAGCTCGTCGCTGCAATGTTCGCGGGTGCTTGGGTAGGAACCTCGCCACAGGATAGGCAGGTCATAAGCGAATTGGCCGGCCGTCCCTATGAACAAGTCGAAGAAGTGCTTGCTGCCTTAACAGCTTCGGTCGGTGGGCCACTCGTTAGGTCTGGAGACCTATGGAAGGTCGTTTCCCTTCGAGACCTTTGGATGCTGATTGGCGGCCAGGTAAGTCCGAGCCAGTTCGAGCGATTCGAAGAGACGTTTCAGACGGTTCTTAGTGCAGTCAATCCCCGATTCGCAACTAGACCAAAGAGCATCTACTACGAAGCGGAGGGTGAATTCGAAGAGCAGCCTTCCAGAGCGATTCGCGGCGGCCTGACGGAAGCGATAATTGCAATTGCGTTGTTTCCAGAAAAGGCAACTCTCATCCCCGCAATCGGGCAAAGTGTCGATCGCGCTGTACGTAAGCTCTTTAATGATGCCGACGCGGCACTATGGTGGTCGCTCTCAAGCGACTTCAGGAATCTTGCCGAGGCAGCCCCTGACGCATTCCTAGATGCGATTGATAGAGGGCTGGAGGGTACGGATCCGCCTATTGCATCCCTGTTTCGCTCGGACGAGGGACTGTTTCACCCGAATGAATATCTGTCGGAGTTGCTCTGGGCACTTGAGATGCTAGCGCGGAGTCGTGATTATTTGGGTGCCGCTGCAACGTTACTAGCTCGATTGCATGAAATAGACCCCGGGGGTAAATGGAGCAATCGACCGTTTGCATCGCTCCGGCGGATCTTTGTTACCTGGTTGCCACAAACGTATGCCACAGCGTCAGAAAGGCTCAAGGTAATTGACCGCATCGTGAGAACGAGTCCTGCTATTGGCTGGCAACTGCTACTTGCCTTAGCCCCGCGTCCCCACGACGTTTCTGAGCCATCAGCAAAACCTAATTGGCGCGACTTTACTCCGGAGGAAAAGGAGGTGGTCACGCATGCGGCCGCAGCTACGGCTGCGAAAGCCATTGGTGAACGGCTTCTCACTCAAGCAGGGGACGACCCGGACCGCTGGCTGACGCTGCTAGCCTATTGGCCGAGATTTGACAAGAGTTGGCGTGCTGCGGCGGTAGACCAGCTTACGAATGTAGTCCGCTGTATCCAGGCGCCAGCGGATATTGAAGCGATTCGTGATGAGCTACGCGGCGTGTTGGCAAAGAATCGCGCATTTGCAGAGGCATCTTGGGCGATGGATGAGGCCACGCTAGCGCCACTTGAGGTGATATTTGGCATGCTTCAGCCGACAGAGATCCAAGAGACAGTTCGTTGGCTCTTTCGACCGGGGGCGGTAGAGTTGACGCCTAACGTGGACTGGGGGCAGCAGCAAGTAAGTTTGGAACTTGAGCAACGCAAGGCTGCCGAAAGATTGGTAGATGAACTTTCGGCTGATGAAATATTCACGTTTGCATCGTCGGTCACGATGCATCGGCCACTTGGCGTGGCGATTGCAGCGACAAGCAAGACCCAAGAGTCGAAGATCACGCTCATGAAGCACGGAATATCGGCCGCTCACATGGTCGATATTGAGGTCGGGCTCGGAATTCTCTATGGCCTGAAGGTGCAGGCTGGATCCGAAGGAGACCGACTAGTTGGAAGCTTGTGGCAGCTGGCTATTGAAGAGGCTTGGGGCGAGCAAGCAGAGCTTCACTTGGTCCAAGCGCTTCCAGCTTGCATGTCGACGTGGGCAGAGATTGATAGTCGCGGATCGTCGCTGAGCGAGAAATACTGGCGCACACTGCAAGTGTACTCAGTGGGAGGCGAGTTCGAAGTCGCGTACTTCGCCGAGCAGCTGTTGAAAGCGGACCGAGCAGTTGACGTTGTAGGTTGGATGGGTGGCCATATTCAACTGAGGCCCGATAGTCGGCTCCTCATTTCCTCTTTGCACGCCGCAGCAAATGCTAAGCAGCCGGTGGAGGGTAATGCGGCGACGATGTTTGCTCATCACGTTGGCGTCATCCTTGACTATCTGGCAGATAGTCCGAACGTCAACGAGGAAGAAATTGCTGGCCTGGAGTGGGTGTATTACCAGGTGCTCCGGTACTCGCAGCGCTCCCCGCGTAAATTACATCGAGCGCTGACACATAATCCCGCGTTCTTCGTCCACCTCGTAAAGCTCATCTGTGGTCCTGAAGAAGGTAGCGGCATTGTGGAGCCGGAGCCAACAAACCTGGAGCGTATGCAGAGCTTGGCAGGCCAAGCGCTTGATGTGCTGCATGACTGGGCTCAAGTACCCGGGGCCGATGACCAAGGAAAGATTGACAGCAGAGTACTTGATTCCTGGGTAACGCAAAGCAGAGTCCTTCTCGCCGAGTCGGGGCGGGCAAAGTATGGCGAAAGTAGGATCGGCGAGATACTCTCGGCTGCCAGGCCGGAGGGCACCGATGCTTGGCCGCCGGCCGCTGTGAGAGATGTTATTGAAGTAAATCGGAGTCGTGAAATAGAACGAGGCTTCGAGAGAGGAGTCTACAATCGCCGTGGTGTAACAGTTCGGATGCCACACGATGGAGGCATCTTGGAGCGGAACGCGGCCATGAAGCTCCGACGTGATGCCATAGCCCTGCGGTTTGAGTACCCCCGGACGGCCGCCTGCTTGGAGCGTATAGCTGAAATGTACGAGTTCGACGCAACTCGCCAAGATATCAGCGCCGAACAGCGAGACTGGCTTTGA
- a CDS encoding CaiB/BaiF CoA transferase family protein encodes MLKPEHGRGPLNGVRVVEFAGLGPAPFACMMLADMGADVVRIDRPGTKARDNDLVGRGRRTVLLDLKAEGDIERARSLLAQADILVEGFRPGVMERLGLGPDTLLNINPRLVYGRMTGWGQDGPLSLAAGHDINYIALTGALAAIGDGDGLPVPPLNLVGDYGGGSLYLLVGILAALHNSRETGHGQVIDAAICDGAMSLMTFAQSQRLNGLFKEQRSSNMLDGGAPYYTTYRTKDDKVVCVGAIEPQFFALLCEKLGVKPELRDAQNDRKRWPILRAELEQIFKGQTQAEWTALLEGTDSCFSPVISLGEVSSHPHMAARGALTEVDGVACPAPAPRFSRTPTVISDLDRLLTTAEDISRQWESTNNR; translated from the coding sequence ATGCTGAAACCTGAGCACGGTCGTGGACCTCTCAATGGAGTGCGCGTTGTCGAGTTTGCAGGGCTAGGACCTGCACCGTTTGCCTGCATGATGCTGGCCGACATGGGTGCAGACGTTGTCCGCATTGACCGGCCGGGGACGAAAGCGCGTGACAACGATCTAGTTGGCCGCGGCAGGCGCACGGTGCTGCTGGACCTCAAAGCCGAAGGTGATATCGAACGAGCTCGCTCACTATTGGCACAGGCAGACATCCTCGTTGAAGGCTTCCGTCCTGGTGTAATGGAACGCCTCGGCTTGGGGCCCGATACGCTGTTGAATATCAATCCCCGCCTGGTGTACGGACGAATGACGGGCTGGGGCCAGGACGGCCCCCTCTCCCTGGCTGCCGGACACGACATCAACTACATAGCACTTACCGGGGCACTTGCCGCGATCGGTGATGGCGACGGACTGCCAGTGCCGCCGCTTAACCTGGTCGGCGACTACGGTGGAGGAAGTCTATACCTCCTCGTTGGCATCCTCGCAGCACTGCATAACTCTCGCGAGACCGGGCACGGACAAGTCATAGACGCTGCAATCTGCGACGGTGCTATGTCACTAATGACATTCGCGCAGAGTCAACGGCTCAACGGCTTGTTTAAGGAGCAACGCAGTAGCAACATGCTCGATGGCGGCGCACCTTACTACACCACGTATCGCACGAAAGACGACAAGGTGGTCTGCGTGGGCGCGATTGAACCGCAATTCTTCGCGCTTTTGTGCGAGAAGCTCGGCGTAAAACCGGAACTGCGTGATGCGCAAAATGACCGCAAGCGTTGGCCAATATTGCGAGCCGAGCTGGAGCAGATATTCAAGGGCCAAACACAAGCAGAGTGGACTGCGTTGCTCGAAGGGACAGATTCCTGCTTCTCACCTGTGATCTCACTTGGCGAGGTTTCATCTCATCCGCATATGGCCGCCCGCGGAGCTCTGACCGAGGTTGACGGCGTAGCCTGCCCGGCACCTGCCCCTAGGTTCTCTCGGACTCCCACAGTCATCTCCGACCTCGATAGGCTGCTGACGACGGCAGAAGACATCTCGCGACAGTGGGAATCCACAAACAACAGGTAA
- a CDS encoding H-NS histone family protein, which yields MATYKQLLAQKEALEAQLAEVRATEVAGVIEQIRTLMEQYGLSVEDIQGKRRRGRPAGGGVAKAAKEPLPPKYRDPKTGKTWSGRGRAPAWLGKNPNRFLVAEE from the coding sequence ATGGCAACCTACAAGCAACTGCTCGCCCAAAAGGAAGCACTGGAAGCTCAACTCGCCGAAGTCCGTGCCACTGAAGTGGCTGGCGTCATTGAGCAGATCCGCACTCTGATGGAGCAATACGGCTTGTCCGTCGAAGACATCCAAGGCAAGCGCCGTCGCGGTCGACCCGCCGGAGGCGGCGTTGCTAAGGCAGCCAAGGAACCGTTGCCTCCAAAGTATCGCGACCCGAAGACCGGTAAGACCTGGTCGGGCCGGGGTAGGGCGCCGGCATGGTTGGGCAAGAACCCGAATCGGTTCTTGGTTGCCGAAGAATAA
- a CDS encoding HU family DNA-binding protein, whose product MATKKTAATKPAAKKATAPAKKAAPVAKKAAAAPVAKPLKDTFNKSSLLAHLVAQTELDKKTVQTVLVHLENTIVSAIHKKGAGEFTLPGLFKVAAIQVPATKKRFGKNPFTGQDQWFAAKPASVKVKVRPLKKLKDAAL is encoded by the coding sequence ATGGCAACGAAGAAGACAGCCGCTACGAAACCTGCGGCAAAGAAAGCGACAGCGCCGGCAAAGAAGGCTGCTCCGGTAGCAAAGAAGGCTGCGGCGGCGCCGGTGGCCAAGCCGCTGAAGGACACGTTCAACAAGTCGAGCCTGCTGGCCCACCTGGTTGCCCAGACTGAACTGGACAAGAAGACTGTGCAGACTGTTCTGGTCCATCTCGAGAACACCATCGTGAGCGCGATCCATAAGAAGGGCGCTGGCGAATTCACGCTGCCCGGCCTGTTTAAGGTGGCTGCAATCCAGGTTCCGGCCACGAAGAAGCGCTTCGGCAAGAATCCGTTCACTGGTCAGGATCAGTGGTTTGCTGCCAAGCCGGCATCCGTCAAGGTAAAGGTTCGTCCACTGAAAAAGCTGAAGGACGCGGCTCTGTAA